A DNA window from Streptococcus sp. LPB0220 contains the following coding sequences:
- a CDS encoding bifunctional folylpolyglutamate synthase/dihydrofolate synthase: MNKIEQWMNSRIGLNFRSGLDRMEQAVSLLGRPDKAYPILHVTGTNGKGSTIAFLRQLLMAHGKKVGTFTSPHMISIHDRICIGDQPISDEDFTRIGQEVQQMEQTLLQTQDQLSYFEIICLMALLYFKEQAVDVVLLEVGIGGLLDTTNVVTGDIAVITSVGLDHQETLGGTIAEIAQQKAGIFKKGKKAVVGPLSDDAIAVCQEKAEQLAVDLHAFQKDFGIEQDRFWNESVDIVLPSLGLKGDYQRENAAVALEAFLLYMEGLDEEVDMEQVKHALQETRWPGRLELFGDQVYLDGAHNPHAMLRLIEFANSLAGKRVKILFGALKRKDYSGMLQTLQAGLPEAELILTTFHYGEVVAQGDRQDLPYVADYKAYIKEFMDQSSPDEVLFVTGSLYFIAEVRAFLLEG, from the coding sequence GTGAATAAGATTGAGCAATGGATGAATAGTCGGATCGGTCTGAATTTTCGATCGGGACTGGATCGTATGGAGCAGGCAGTGAGCCTTTTAGGAAGACCGGATAAGGCTTATCCGATCCTTCATGTGACAGGAACCAATGGGAAGGGATCCACAATCGCCTTTCTGCGTCAATTGTTGATGGCTCATGGGAAGAAGGTTGGGACCTTTACTTCTCCTCATATGATCAGTATCCATGATCGGATTTGTATTGGGGATCAGCCGATTTCAGATGAAGATTTTACTCGGATTGGCCAAGAAGTCCAACAAATGGAGCAGACCTTACTTCAAACCCAGGATCAACTCTCTTATTTTGAGATTATCTGCCTCATGGCCCTCTTGTATTTTAAGGAACAAGCTGTGGACGTGGTCTTATTGGAAGTTGGTATCGGTGGGCTTCTAGATACCACTAATGTAGTGACGGGAGATATCGCAGTGATCACTTCGGTTGGCCTGGATCACCAGGAAACACTGGGAGGGACGATTGCGGAAATCGCCCAGCAAAAGGCAGGAATCTTTAAGAAGGGCAAGAAAGCTGTGGTGGGTCCCTTATCGGATGATGCTATAGCTGTTTGTCAAGAAAAAGCGGAGCAATTGGCTGTGGATCTCCACGCCTTCCAGAAAGATTTTGGCATAGAGCAGGATCGTTTTTGGAATGAAAGTGTGGATATTGTCTTGCCATCTCTGGGCTTGAAGGGTGATTACCAACGGGAAAATGCTGCAGTAGCTCTGGAGGCCTTTCTCCTCTATATGGAAGGCCTAGATGAAGAAGTGGATATGGAGCAGGTCAAGCACGCCTTGCAAGAGACGCGGTGGCCGGGCCGTCTAGAGTTGTTTGGCGACCAGGTGTATCTGGATGGCGCCCATAATCCTCATGCTATGTTGCGCTTGATCGAGTTTGCCAATAGCTTAGCAGGAAAGCGCGTGAAGATTTTATTTGGGGCCCTCAAGCGAAAAGATTATAGCGGGATGCTCCAAACGCTTCAAGCGGGATTGCCGGAAGCTGAATTGATTTTGACGACCTTTCATTACGGTGAAGTGGTGGCACAAGGCGACCGACAAGACCTGCCCTATGTAGCGGACTACAAGGCCTATATCAAAGAATTTATGGATCAGAGTTCCCCAGATGAAGTCTTATTTGTCACAGGATCCTTGTATTTTATTGCGGAAGTAAGGG